Proteins encoded together in one Marinobacter sp. Arc7-DN-1 window:
- a CDS encoding HDOD domain-containing protein: protein MALAARLERFLARKGIGFQELPIDPVTSLDSAVIASGLPQADFIQATLLIDISGVVMAVHKFDSSLDPDAVYQLTGRRLQPLTARQTMRLFGDCDPGFTPPIGQAYELPVVVDEDVAKAERVLFSSGTDHSLMEMDGRSLRLALAGAREGHLVIRGPGNGNREALTLEEVADKLQKLYRLPPMPALALRILRLTANTEATARELAELIEFDPSLTAQVMRYARSALFNYPGQINSVQEAVTRVLGFDRVAHIALGIASVRAFDVPRQGLLGMDNFWRHSLYCAFLCQSIAPRCGAEKGLGYLCGLLHNFGLLLVGHLFPAEFDELNQLREANPEASMHSIEQQVFGQGDGQEILAVGHGAIGGILHRLWQLPDPVIKAAGIHQQPGYHGEHENYVLMVQLSNALLKERGIGDEFNPDDVPALVEGLGLQPNVLDELTAEMDRVAPDLDALASSLSS from the coding sequence GTGGCACTGGCTGCACGATTGGAGCGTTTTCTTGCCCGCAAGGGTATTGGTTTTCAGGAGTTGCCGATTGACCCGGTAACCAGCCTGGATTCAGCGGTTATTGCCTCGGGGCTCCCCCAGGCCGATTTTATCCAGGCCACACTGCTGATTGATATCAGCGGTGTGGTGATGGCCGTTCACAAATTTGACAGCTCCCTTGACCCGGATGCGGTCTACCAGTTGACCGGTCGCCGATTGCAGCCCCTGACCGCCCGCCAGACCATGCGCCTGTTCGGGGACTGCGACCCGGGGTTCACACCGCCCATTGGCCAGGCTTATGAGCTTCCGGTGGTGGTGGATGAAGATGTCGCCAAGGCCGAGCGGGTGCTTTTCTCCAGCGGTACCGATCACTCGCTGATGGAGATGGATGGCCGGTCCCTCAGGTTGGCGCTTGCGGGTGCCAGAGAAGGGCATCTGGTAATCCGCGGGCCGGGCAACGGCAACCGTGAGGCGCTGACCCTGGAGGAAGTGGCCGACAAACTCCAGAAACTCTACCGCCTGCCACCGATGCCGGCCCTTGCGCTGCGCATTCTCCGGCTGACCGCAAATACCGAAGCCACCGCTCGCGAGCTGGCCGAGCTCATCGAGTTTGACCCGAGTCTGACGGCCCAGGTTATGCGCTATGCCCGATCGGCCCTGTTCAACTACCCGGGCCAGATCAATTCCGTACAGGAGGCCGTTACCCGGGTACTCGGTTTCGACCGCGTGGCCCATATCGCCTTGGGCATCGCGTCGGTCCGGGCGTTCGACGTGCCTCGTCAGGGTCTGCTGGGTATGGACAATTTCTGGCGCCACTCACTGTATTGCGCGTTCCTGTGCCAGAGTATTGCACCCAGGTGCGGTGCTGAAAAAGGCCTTGGCTATCTCTGCGGGTTGCTCCACAACTTCGGCCTGTTGCTGGTGGGGCACCTGTTTCCCGCTGAATTTGATGAGCTTAATCAGCTCCGTGAAGCCAACCCTGAAGCCAGTATGCATTCCATTGAGCAGCAGGTATTCGGCCAGGGGGACGGACAGGAAATTCTTGCTGTGGGCCATGGTGCCATTGGCGGGATTCTCCATCGTTTGTGGCAACTGCCGGACCCCGTGATCAAGGCAGCTGGTATCCATCAGCAGCCCGGCTATCACGGAGAGCATGAAAATTACGTGTTGATGGTGCAGCTGTCGAATGCCTTGCTCAAGGAGCGTGGGATTGGTGATGAATTCAATCCCGACGATGTGCCAGCGCTGGTAGAGGGGCTGGGGCTGCAGCCAAATGTACTGGATGAACTCACGGCAGAAATGGATCGGGTAGCTCCGGATCTGGACGCCCTGGCCAGCTCCCTGTCATCCTGA
- the adk gene encoding adenylate kinase produces MRIIMLGAPGAGKGTQAQFITERFDIPQISTGDMLRAAVKAESGLGKQVKEVMATGGLVSDDIIIALIEERIQQPDCRNGFLLDGFPRTIPQAEALKDQGIAIDYVVEIAVDDDEIVSRLSGRRVHEGSGRIYHVKYDPPKVEGKDNETGEPLVQREDDKEETVRKRLKIYHDQTAPLIGYYQDWASKEPAAAPRYVRVEGVGSLDSIRDQILSELT; encoded by the coding sequence ATGCGAATCATCATGTTAGGCGCGCCGGGCGCAGGTAAGGGAACTCAGGCCCAGTTCATAACCGAGCGGTTCGATATTCCCCAGATCTCCACCGGTGACATGCTTCGGGCGGCGGTTAAGGCCGAGTCCGGGCTGGGTAAGCAGGTGAAGGAAGTCATGGCGACCGGCGGCCTGGTGTCTGACGACATCATCATCGCGCTGATTGAAGAGCGCATCCAGCAGCCGGATTGCAGGAACGGCTTCCTGCTGGACGGTTTCCCCCGCACCATTCCACAGGCAGAGGCCCTGAAAGATCAGGGGATTGCCATTGATTATGTTGTCGAGATTGCTGTCGACGACGACGAAATCGTCAGCCGTCTGTCCGGCCGCCGGGTTCACGAAGGTAGTGGCCGGATTTACCACGTAAAATATGATCCACCCAAGGTGGAAGGCAAGGACAATGAAACCGGTGAGCCACTGGTTCAGCGTGAAGATGACAAGGAAGAAACGGTTCGCAAGCGTCTGAAAATCTACCACGACCAGACTGCACCGCTGATCGGTTACTACCAGGACTGGGCATCAAAAGAGCCGGCCGCGGCACCCAGATACGTGCGGGTAGAAGGTGTTGGCAGCCTGGACAGCATTCGCGACCAGATCCTGTCTGAACTCACGTAA
- the tsaB gene encoding tRNA (adenosine(37)-N6)-threonylcarbamoyltransferase complex dimerization subunit type 1 TsaB: MKLLALDTSSEGCSAALLVDGEISERFELAPRGHTRLLMPMVRELLLAQGLVPADLDVLAFACGPGSFTGLRIATGVVQGLAWGLDIPVVPVSSLEAVALGAIETLDIPGHSIPGHSGIAVAFDARMGEVYWGCFECRAGIPVLLGEEQVCLPSDVALPSGPDHWYGVGQGWQYRSGMPSAITGQVETIDEALVLRASWVARLAAIGYRQGKAVPAEQAQPVYIRDEVAWKKLPGR; the protein is encoded by the coding sequence GTGAAACTGCTGGCACTGGATACGTCATCAGAGGGCTGCTCCGCAGCCCTTCTTGTTGATGGCGAGATCTCTGAACGTTTTGAACTTGCCCCGCGCGGTCATACCCGGCTGCTGATGCCGATGGTGCGGGAGCTGCTCCTGGCGCAGGGCCTGGTGCCCGCGGATCTGGATGTCCTGGCGTTTGCCTGTGGCCCCGGTTCCTTTACCGGCCTGCGAATCGCAACCGGGGTGGTACAGGGGCTGGCATGGGGTCTGGATATTCCGGTGGTACCGGTTTCTTCTCTTGAAGCCGTTGCCCTTGGCGCGATCGAAACCCTCGATATTCCCGGGCACAGTATTCCCGGGCACAGTGGTATCGCAGTGGCCTTTGATGCCCGCATGGGGGAGGTCTACTGGGGCTGTTTCGAGTGCCGGGCTGGCATTCCGGTTTTACTGGGAGAGGAGCAGGTTTGTCTTCCCTCAGACGTTGCTCTCCCGTCGGGGCCCGATCACTGGTATGGCGTTGGCCAGGGCTGGCAGTATCGCTCCGGGATGCCCTCCGCAATAACCGGACAGGTAGAAACGATCGATGAAGCACTGGTGCTTCGTGCCTCCTGGGTTGCACGGTTGGCCGCTATCGGATACCGGCAGGGTAAGGCGGTTCCGGCGGAACAGGCCCAACCGGTGTATATCCGGGACGAAGTGGCCTGGAAGAAGCTTCCCGGTCGGTAG
- a CDS encoding UDP pyrophosphate phosphatase, which translates to MIGGINPGNNVVSQTGNNSQVRERSDVARAPASAPEKTGDSARRDLADGRQGVVSERTPTESLERRVEARRASEDIRLERFRAGEISLPAARALSTFASVAAAGQDAGTGGSLAGIDILV; encoded by the coding sequence ATGATTGGTGGCATTAATCCGGGCAACAATGTCGTTTCGCAGACGGGCAACAACAGCCAGGTCCGCGAGCGCAGTGATGTCGCACGCGCTCCCGCTTCGGCACCAGAGAAAACGGGCGATTCCGCTCGCCGTGATCTTGCCGATGGCCGCCAGGGTGTGGTCAGTGAGCGAACCCCCACCGAAAGTCTCGAGCGCCGGGTCGAGGCCAGGCGTGCCTCCGAAGACATCCGCCTTGAACGTTTCCGGGCTGGTGAAATCTCCTTGCCCGCCGCCCGAGCCCTGTCCACGTTTGCTTCCGTTGCGGCCGCCGGTCAGGACGCCGGCACCGGCGGCAGCCTGGCCGGAATCGATATTCTGGTCTGA
- a CDS encoding class I SAM-dependent methyltransferase, with amino-acid sequence MSDPSASSVMPADWQQTIAIARSPLGDRFQAESLAESLLLENLGVVLPRDVRDVPVLLFLDEQGLGLQVTGKGAPGPVRAEFVTGKMGYRREHGGGAGQLVARAVGLQKTRANLHIVDATAGLGQDAFILASLGCRVTLFERNPVIHALLADGLARAALNVDCAMIVERMQLMEGSSIDWLERAGGEAADVIYLDPMFPHRDKSALVKKEMQVFRTVVGDDDDSGRLLAGALECARYRVVVKRPRKAPAIAGPDPTTRIEGKSSRYDVYAIKALPAQ; translated from the coding sequence ATGTCTGATCCCTCTGCTTCTTCTGTAATGCCCGCCGACTGGCAACAAACCATTGCCATTGCCCGAAGTCCCCTGGGGGACAGGTTTCAGGCTGAGTCTCTGGCCGAGTCTCTGTTACTGGAGAATTTAGGGGTGGTGCTGCCCAGGGACGTTCGCGATGTCCCGGTTCTGTTGTTCCTTGATGAGCAGGGCCTGGGCCTGCAAGTTACCGGCAAGGGAGCGCCCGGGCCGGTGCGCGCGGAATTCGTTACCGGCAAGATGGGCTACCGGCGTGAACACGGCGGCGGGGCCGGTCAGCTGGTCGCCAGGGCTGTCGGCCTGCAGAAAACCCGCGCCAATCTGCATATTGTTGATGCCACGGCAGGGCTTGGCCAGGATGCGTTTATCCTCGCCAGCCTTGGGTGCCGGGTAACGTTGTTTGAGCGCAATCCGGTTATCCATGCGCTCCTGGCGGATGGCCTGGCCCGTGCCGCTCTGAACGTGGATTGTGCGATGATCGTTGAACGCATGCAGTTGATGGAAGGCAGCAGTATCGACTGGCTTGAACGGGCTGGCGGTGAGGCTGCCGATGTAATCTATCTGGACCCGATGTTTCCGCACCGGGATAAATCGGCCCTGGTTAAAAAGGAAATGCAGGTATTCCGGACAGTTGTCGGCGACGATGACGATTCCGGACGCCTGCTCGCGGGTGCCCTGGAGTGCGCCCGTTACCGGGTGGTGGTCAAGCGGCCGCGGAAGGCGCCGGCGATTGCCGGGCCGGACCCAACCACACGGATAGAGGGCAAAAGCAGCCGCTACGATGTCTATGCCATCAAGGCCCTGCCTGCCCAGTGA
- the plsB gene encoding glycerol-3-phosphate 1-O-acyltransferase PlsB produces MRLYQGIRSLILTLFRKILFIWVRTDVSGNSVDALALDPDTPVCYVLQYSSLSGRLVLEQEVIRAGLPGAAEALPVKNGPSHSFFFLYRRIGGFFRGRQAPAPTSEFQALVHYGLEHPDQDVQIVPVSLFWGRSPDKEKSLVKLLLSDTWSIAGRLQKLLIIMVHGRNTYVQFNQPLSLKQVIDEYRHNEERANRKLARILRTHFRRVRQAVLGPDLSHRRTLVAGLVRTQSVKEAIRETAAKDDIPPEKVRAKAYKYADEIAANMSVVTIRVLEVVLSRLWNRIYKGIAINNIRVVKDVAQDNAVVYVPCHRSHIDYLLLSYVLYKNGLMPPHIAAGVNLNMPVVGPILRRGGAFFMRRSFKDNPLYATVFNEYMHVMFSRGYSVEYFVEGGRSRTGRMLQPRPGMLAMTVRSFLRDHRKPIVFVPVYIGYEKVMEGRSYLGELRGKKKEKESVFGLAKTARKLSNSFGRVAVNFGEAIHLSDVLDDVHDSWREEAYDAGHRPAWLNTAVSELAFRVASSINASVAVNPIGMAATVLLGTERLAMDEGQLIRLMDQYAALLKAFPYAATVTLPEGSGKDWVAYCEGMGLINRQPQKLGDIIALEGSNAILMTYYRNNIQHLFALPSLIASLFENKDSLRREKIVFLASVAYPYLQSELFLKYHSDETETVINQWIDVLIAQGLLKPLDDDRIGRPDEGTEAMLRLRVLSRFIIQTVERYHIALGILRKYGSGKISAAELEEQSALLAERMSILFGLNAPEFFDKSLFQNFIANMQKNGVITTDDNGLLCYGEGLDEVAEDARLVLGVEKRQAIQQVTMMGA; encoded by the coding sequence ATGCGTCTTTACCAGGGCATTCGCAGCCTGATCCTGACCCTTTTTCGCAAGATACTGTTTATCTGGGTCCGGACAGATGTCAGCGGCAACAGCGTTGACGCCCTCGCCCTGGATCCGGACACGCCGGTATGTTACGTGCTTCAGTACAGCTCCCTATCCGGCCGGCTGGTTCTGGAGCAGGAAGTGATCCGGGCCGGATTACCCGGAGCGGCAGAAGCCCTGCCGGTTAAAAACGGACCGTCGCATTCTTTCTTCTTTCTGTACCGCCGGATTGGCGGTTTTTTCCGGGGGCGCCAGGCACCGGCGCCTACCAGCGAGTTCCAGGCTCTGGTTCACTACGGCCTCGAACACCCGGATCAGGATGTCCAGATCGTTCCGGTTTCCCTGTTCTGGGGCCGCTCCCCGGACAAGGAGAAATCCCTGGTAAAACTGTTGCTGTCTGACACCTGGTCCATTGCCGGCAGGCTGCAGAAACTTCTGATCATTATGGTCCACGGCCGCAACACCTACGTTCAGTTCAATCAGCCCCTCTCGCTCAAGCAGGTTATTGATGAATACCGGCATAACGAAGAGCGCGCCAACCGGAAACTGGCCCGGATACTCAGAACCCACTTCCGCCGGGTACGCCAGGCTGTACTGGGACCAGACCTGTCACACCGCCGCACCCTTGTCGCAGGCCTGGTGCGGACCCAGTCAGTAAAGGAAGCGATCCGGGAAACGGCCGCCAAAGATGATATCCCGCCGGAAAAGGTTCGCGCCAAAGCCTACAAGTATGCCGACGAAATTGCCGCCAACATGTCCGTCGTCACCATTCGCGTTCTTGAGGTGGTGTTGTCGCGGCTGTGGAACCGGATCTACAAAGGCATCGCCATCAACAACATCCGGGTGGTGAAAGACGTCGCCCAGGACAATGCTGTCGTTTACGTACCCTGCCATCGTTCCCACATCGACTACCTGCTGTTGTCCTACGTGCTCTACAAAAACGGCCTGATGCCGCCGCACATTGCTGCAGGGGTCAACCTCAATATGCCCGTCGTGGGCCCCATTCTGCGTCGGGGCGGCGCCTTTTTCATGCGCCGCAGCTTCAAGGACAACCCGCTGTACGCCACCGTGTTCAACGAATACATGCATGTAATGTTTTCCCGGGGTTACTCGGTGGAGTATTTTGTCGAGGGTGGCCGAAGCCGCACAGGCCGGATGCTGCAACCCCGGCCCGGGATGCTGGCAATGACAGTACGCAGTTTCCTTCGGGATCACCGCAAGCCCATCGTGTTCGTCCCCGTTTACATTGGCTACGAAAAGGTTATGGAGGGCCGCTCGTATCTGGGTGAACTTCGCGGCAAGAAAAAAGAAAAAGAGAGTGTCTTCGGGTTGGCCAAAACGGCGCGTAAACTCAGCAATTCCTTCGGTCGCGTGGCGGTCAACTTCGGTGAGGCCATTCACCTTTCCGACGTTCTGGATGATGTCCATGACAGCTGGCGCGAGGAAGCCTACGACGCCGGGCACCGCCCGGCCTGGCTCAACACTGCCGTATCCGAACTCGCATTCCGGGTAGCCTCCAGCATCAATGCCTCTGTCGCGGTTAATCCGATTGGCATGGCCGCAACGGTTCTGCTCGGGACCGAGCGTCTGGCGATGGACGAAGGCCAGTTGATCCGGCTGATGGATCAGTACGCCGCCCTGCTGAAAGCCTTTCCCTATGCCGCGACGGTCACCCTGCCCGAAGGCAGCGGTAAAGACTGGGTGGCCTACTGTGAGGGCATGGGGCTGATTAACCGCCAGCCCCAGAAGCTGGGCGATATCATCGCCCTGGAAGGCAGCAATGCCATTCTGATGACCTACTACCGCAACAATATCCAGCACCTGTTCGCGCTGCCTTCACTGATTGCCAGCCTCTTTGAGAACAAGGATTCCCTGAGGCGAGAGAAGATCGTGTTCCTGGCCAGCGTGGCCTACCCCTACCTGCAATCCGAGCTGTTCCTGAAGTACCACTCGGATGAAACCGAAACCGTCATCAATCAATGGATCGATGTTCTGATAGCCCAGGGTTTGCTCAAGCCTCTGGACGACGACCGGATTGGCCGGCCAGACGAAGGCACCGAGGCCATGCTGAGGTTGCGTGTGCTGTCACGTTTTATCATCCAGACGGTAGAGCGCTACCATATCGCGCTCGGCATCCTCCGGAAATACGGCTCGGGCAAGATCAGTGCGGCAGAACTGGAAGAGCAGAGCGCACTGCTGGCCGAACGCATGTCGATCCTGTTTGGCCTGAATGCACCGGAGTTCTTCGACAAGAGCCTGTTCCAGAACTTCATAGCCAACATGCAGAAGAACGGCGTGATCACCACCGATGATAACGGCTTGCTGTGTTATGGCGAGGGGCTGGATGAGGTGGCAGAGGACGCACGGCTGGTGCTGGGCGTCGAGAAGCGACAGGCGATTCAGCAGGTCACGATGATGGGAGCCTGA
- the nudC gene encoding NAD(+) diphosphatase has protein sequence MTQWKPGWTNRPPEQNDLILALAGSGVVKPGNGWLHPRDSALFGDVLSDAVSVGTFGGRDVFVTELPESSVEQQEIIPLREALLMMNDAPADMLSTGFQVWQWWRDHQYCGRCGEKTGFHARERARWCEACGIPWYPRLAPCVIVVIRRDDRLLLARSSRVKRHFYSLIAGFVEPGESLEGAVCREVKEETGLDVTNIRYHASQPWPFPHQLMVGFFADYAGGNLVLQEDELADADWFLPGDTPPVPPETTISGRLIRAMEKEISRGGIPV, from the coding sequence ATGACTCAGTGGAAACCCGGCTGGACAAACAGACCGCCGGAGCAGAACGACCTGATTCTGGCGCTTGCGGGATCGGGCGTGGTGAAGCCCGGTAACGGTTGGCTGCATCCCCGGGACAGCGCGCTGTTCGGGGATGTCCTGTCCGATGCCGTCTCTGTGGGAACCTTCGGCGGTCGCGATGTATTCGTGACCGAGTTGCCGGAAAGCTCGGTTGAACAACAGGAGATCATTCCCCTGAGGGAGGCCCTGCTGATGATGAACGATGCCCCCGCGGATATGCTGAGTACCGGTTTCCAGGTCTGGCAGTGGTGGCGTGACCACCAGTATTGTGGGCGCTGCGGTGAGAAAACCGGTTTTCATGCCCGGGAGCGTGCCAGATGGTGTGAAGCCTGCGGGATTCCCTGGTACCCGAGGCTCGCCCCCTGCGTTATTGTTGTTATCCGTCGGGATGACCGCCTGTTGCTGGCCAGGTCGTCACGGGTCAAACGCCACTTCTACAGCCTGATCGCCGGATTTGTTGAGCCGGGGGAGAGCCTGGAAGGGGCTGTTTGCCGGGAGGTGAAAGAGGAGACCGGCCTGGATGTGACCAATATCCGGTACCACGCGTCGCAGCCCTGGCCCTTCCCGCACCAGTTGATGGTTGGATTCTTCGCTGATTACGCCGGAGGGAACCTGGTGTTGCAGGAAGACGAGCTCGCCGATGCCGACTGGTTTTTACCGGGTGACACACCGCCGGTGCCGCCGGAAACCACGATTTCAGGCCGTCTGATCCGGGCTATGGAGAAGGAAATTTCCCGGGGAGGCATTCCGGTTTGA
- the murI gene encoding glutamate racemase, producing MNDQAPPRVLVFDSGVGGLSVAACIHRYLPGADLTYLADNAGFPYGDKSEPVVIERCCTLIARALEQYPADVIVVACNTASTVVLPHLRGRTSVPVVGVVPAIKPAAAKTRNRRIGLLATPATVRRPYLDRLIEEFAGDCRVERIGHPGLVRWAEELVAGGVVPARELADAMEAFRDAEVDTVVLGCTHYPLLLESLKRSLPAVRFWVDSGEAIARRVAWLLEQTDQLAVAERSIAEPAHLPVTAALFSGPSPEGIAGFMSGLGLSPRRVCGDWPDQRPVAIEAG from the coding sequence TTGAACGATCAGGCGCCGCCCAGGGTTCTGGTGTTCGATTCCGGTGTCGGCGGTCTGAGTGTTGCTGCCTGCATTCACCGGTACCTGCCGGGCGCGGACCTGACCTACCTGGCGGACAACGCTGGATTTCCTTACGGCGACAAGTCGGAACCGGTAGTGATTGAACGCTGCTGCACCCTGATTGCCCGTGCCCTTGAGCAATACCCCGCCGATGTCATCGTGGTCGCCTGTAACACGGCCAGTACCGTGGTATTGCCCCATCTGCGTGGGAGAACATCGGTGCCGGTTGTGGGGGTGGTGCCAGCGATCAAGCCCGCGGCGGCGAAAACCCGGAACCGGCGTATCGGGCTCCTTGCAACGCCGGCCACAGTCCGCAGACCCTATCTGGACAGACTGATCGAGGAATTTGCCGGTGATTGCCGGGTGGAGCGTATCGGGCATCCCGGCCTGGTGCGCTGGGCGGAAGAGCTGGTTGCCGGCGGTGTGGTGCCGGCCCGCGAACTGGCAGATGCCATGGAGGCATTTCGTGACGCAGAGGTGGATACGGTAGTGCTGGGCTGTACCCACTATCCCCTGTTACTGGAAAGCCTGAAGCGGAGCCTGCCGGCGGTTCGGTTCTGGGTGGATTCGGGAGAGGCGATCGCTCGGCGGGTAGCCTGGCTGCTGGAACAGACAGACCAGCTTGCCGTCGCCGAGAGATCCATTGCGGAGCCGGCACACTTGCCGGTCACTGCTGCCCTGTTTTCCGGCCCGTCCCCGGAAGGAATCGCCGGCTTCATGTCCGGGCTGGGCCTGTCTCCCCGGCGGGTGTGCGGAGACTGGCCCGACCAGCGCCCGGTGGCTATAGAAGCCGGGTGA
- a CDS encoding DUF2156 domain-containing protein: MSDQILALDRISTLDSGSFTFSERVGYLKKFGTHSQSFSTLQPGMQYFDVPGIGYIAYMRKWGGTFVLSDPVCAPGDFGRLLESFHRRFPNASYIQVSKPVVDFLHLRFGLYGTQFGSESRIDLARWSLSGKKKQVLRTALNQAEKNGITVMERFSDDHTREISEAWIRTRKCKSNEIRFLIRPMEMEYRENERHFYAYQDGKAVGFIYFDPIYRNNEIISYVPNISRANADFRQGIFYTLMAHAIGVFKTEGVPYLDLGLIPLSLDPATEHQESRLLKRLLHGLYEKGNFLYNFKGLEFTKSRFRGDSFKTYCCHKRSIPALEFLAMFKLTRLL; encoded by the coding sequence ATGTCGGATCAGATACTCGCACTGGACAGAATCAGCACACTGGATAGCGGTTCGTTCACCTTCAGCGAACGGGTTGGTTATCTGAAGAAGTTCGGAACCCACTCCCAGTCCTTCTCGACGCTGCAGCCGGGCATGCAGTATTTTGATGTGCCGGGCATTGGCTATATCGCCTACATGCGGAAATGGGGCGGGACATTTGTCCTCTCGGACCCGGTTTGTGCGCCGGGCGATTTCGGTCGGCTGCTGGAGAGCTTTCATCGGCGCTTCCCGAACGCCAGTTACATTCAGGTATCAAAGCCGGTGGTGGATTTTCTGCATCTGCGCTTTGGTCTCTATGGCACCCAGTTCGGCAGCGAATCCCGAATCGATCTTGCCCGGTGGTCCCTCAGCGGGAAAAAGAAACAGGTGCTCAGAACCGCGCTGAACCAGGCGGAAAAAAATGGCATCACCGTCATGGAACGTTTCAGCGACGATCACACCCGGGAGATCTCCGAGGCCTGGATACGCACCCGCAAGTGTAAAAGCAATGAGATCCGCTTCCTGATCCGGCCCATGGAAATGGAATACCGGGAAAATGAACGGCATTTCTATGCCTATCAGGATGGCAAGGCAGTCGGCTTTATCTACTTTGATCCGATTTACCGCAACAACGAGATCATCAGCTATGTGCCCAATATTTCCCGGGCCAATGCCGACTTTCGCCAGGGCATTTTCTACACCCTGATGGCCCATGCCATAGGCGTTTTCAAGACCGAGGGCGTGCCCTATCTGGATCTGGGACTGATTCCCCTGTCGCTTGATCCGGCGACCGAACATCAAGAGAGCCGCCTGCTCAAACGCCTGCTGCACGGGCTCTATGAGAAAGGCAACTTCCTTTACAACTTCAAAGGGCTGGAGTTCACCAAGTCACGCTTTCGGGGCGACAGCTTCAAGACCTATTGCTGCCACAAACGGTCGATTCCGGCGCTGGAATTTCTCGCCATGTTCAAGCTCACCCGGCTTCTATAG
- a CDS encoding class I SAM-dependent methyltransferase — MRDKYKYIGPVYDFLSNLYSGKNIHHCKTAMLDVETVKPGDRILFAGVGHGRDAIRAAELGADVTVVDLSETMLRKFGEAQQKEAPHLTIRRIHCDIMKVDEFEQYDMVVANFFLNVFDEDMMVRVLEHLIRLGKPDARVVVGDFCYPTGNILSRMFKKLYWYMAVFIFWLFANNAFHKIYNYPEHMQRLGLQVTEKKHFKLLNMNCYWSILGRKQA; from the coding sequence ATGCGCGACAAGTACAAGTACATTGGCCCCGTCTACGATTTTCTGAGCAACCTCTACAGCGGCAAGAACATACACCACTGCAAAACTGCCATGCTGGACGTTGAAACCGTCAAACCCGGAGACAGGATTCTGTTTGCCGGTGTTGGCCATGGCCGGGACGCCATTCGTGCAGCTGAACTGGGTGCGGACGTTACCGTGGTAGACCTGTCAGAAACCATGTTGCGCAAGTTTGGCGAAGCCCAGCAGAAGGAGGCCCCTCACCTGACTATCCGCCGTATCCACTGCGACATCATGAAGGTGGACGAGTTCGAGCAGTACGACATGGTGGTGGCCAACTTCTTCCTCAACGTCTTTGATGAAGACATGATGGTCCGGGTCCTGGAGCACCTCATTCGTCTTGGCAAGCCAGACGCCAGAGTGGTTGTCGGCGACTTTTGCTACCCCACCGGCAACATCCTCTCCCGGATGTTCAAGAAGCTTTACTGGTACATGGCCGTATTCATCTTCTGGCTGTTTGCCAATAACGCATTCCACAAGATCTACAACTACCCCGAGCACATGCAGCGCCTGGGTCTCCAGGTCACCGAGAAGAAGCATTTCAAGCTTCTGAATATGAACTGTTACTGGTCCATTCTCGGACGCAAGCAGGCCTGA